TTCTTGTGTCcacttccccagctctgggacTACAGGAACACATcatgaccacacctggctaatgaaTCTTTataatgtcatttttaaaattaaagtcttAGTGTGCCTGGTAACTAACACTCATTTAACATCTTGAGTGAAAATGATTAAAGTGGAAATTTTAATTCTATAATCTTaccataatttaaaaacattaatcatttgaacattttatttagatGACTTATGTTCCGGCATGTTCACCAGTGCATGGTCACCCTGTGGACCAGGAACAGAGAGGGCCACCGTAAATGCCTCTCCTGAGGTCCCTGTGGAGTTTTATGCACAGTTTTGTGCAAAGAAGGACAAGCAAGAAGTAAGTGTGGATAAAGGTGTCCacttagagaaagaaaacagctggTGTAATGACCAGTATAGTCCGTGCTTACgaacagagacacacacaaagcTCAGTAAGGACAGTCCCAAAAAACCTGCTTGGAATATAAACAGGCCCCTCAAAAGGTATGTTCCTGCATCAGAAAAGTATCCTAAACAGcttcagaagcagagagaagaaaaaaagatgagaagaCAGATGGAACTGCTTCATTTGGTGGAGAGAAATCACCGTGAAAACCtctctgaaaagagaggcttttCTGCAGAAGCTGTCACTTCCTCCCATGAGGAACCAGAGTCAGAGTCCAGGGGACACCGAATCAAAGAGGTGAGGCTCCTTTGTCTACTTTCTAAGCGTGGATTGCTGTTTCTGAATTCAAAACATACTTCACATCTTTGTCTGAATAGATTGCTTCAGTTTATGTTAGTGGTCAGCAGGACAGTCGTGTTTGTTCTACAAGCTGTCTGTGATTGCCTTTATGCTAAATAGCATCAGAGTTGAGTAGCTGTATCAGAAACTTTCTGGCCCAAAAAGCCAGAAAATGTTTGCTGCTTGACCTTTTTCAAAGAACTTTATACTAGTGAATGCTTGAGCCCATGTAGAAATAGGTGCTATTCATCTGGACCTGGAATGATCCATTCCATTATCCAGTATCTGTTATTCTCAGAAGAGAACCATTAGAAGTGTCTGAGGATGTGTGTCTGAGTTCATATGTCCATCTTTTAGGAAGAAGAAGCCCTGAAAATTCCCTCTTCCAGTAAAGAAAGGTATGTAGCTTGTTTCCATCGCTGCTAATGCATTCTGTATGagacaaggaaaacaaaacacctgCTCAAAGTCTGTGTGACTTCAGGTGTTTGGTTATTCTGTGCTCTTGTGCATGAGCCAGCTAGTTTACAGTTGTCTTCAAGTGTGACTCTGGGAGCAAGTTGAAGACATTTTGGTGAAACATGAGGCTTGATGCATCAGCATTCATCTTTAGAATCTAATTGAAATTTTCTTCCTTGGACTGTAGTAAATATATCCTTAGCAAGTATTAGTAAAACTTCAAATGAATCCCTTTCTCTGGCCTGTTGCATGAAAAGTTATAGATCTCAGGCTATTCCACATACAGTATCTCTAAAGGTGATACAAAGAGTAGATATGCCTGAAATACACAATATCTTACTAAAGCTTCTGTTTTTGCACTTCTTTAAAAATAGGTTTCAATTACTGGTTCCAGCATTAAACAACAGAACCCAACAAACTCAGACTATTTCATCACACATACCACTAAAAGATAGTGGCCACGAACGAGAGACCTCAGAAAATGCTCCACTAGAACTATCAAATAGGGTATCTGAGCCTTCTCATTTTATTCCTTATGTTCGGACAAATGAAATCTATTACCTTGATCCAGACGCACCTTTGTCTAGACCTTCAACCCAGGCTTCTCAATACCAAAATTCACATGGTAAGTGAACTGCCTAATCTGTAAAAATTCAtcatcatgggggctggagagatggcttagcagttaaggtgcttgcctgcaaagcctaaggacccaggttcaattctccagtacctatgtaagacagatgcacaaggtggcacatgtgtctgcagttcattagctggaggccctgatgcttgctctctctccctctttctctgtcaattaaaaataaaataaaattcatcatcATGAACCTCCAACCCATAAAGATGCTAGAAATTATCTCAAAAGGTTTTCCTACTAAGGCAGGAGTTTGTTTGAATCTGCATACTAATTGGAAATGTATCTGTACTTGGCCTTCAGATTGTGACAAAGAACGACAGCTGCCTGGCTCTGACCAGCCCAAGGATCCACTTCTTAATCCCAGTCTGGTGAAAAACAGGGATCGACAGCAAGCAATTCTTAAGGGGCTTTCAGAACTGAGACAGGTGAGAACTGACATCTAGCATACTAAGCAAGGCTCTGTTAAATTCCATCTCTGGTTGCATATAGCTTGCTTGAGCTGCATGATACAACCTTCGTTACTTATGAAAGGGGCCATAGGCAAGCCCAGAGAAAAGCAGACATGAACACCTCTCTTACTGTGTTCAGGGTACCTGGGAACAGAAGCAGTCTAACCCCGTTCCAGAGTTGCAGTGATTTAATAGTGTAGCTTCGAACATACTCAGTTGATAATGAAAAGGTTCATTACAACAATTGCTAGAAAAGAAAGAGCAAGCTTAAAACATGACAAGTAAGAACTAGATTATGAACTTAATACATAACTTTTCCCAATTACAGTTATGGAGTAAGGGAAGGATATAGTAGGAATAATGTCCAAGTTGGCTGTAGAGCTTTACTAAAATGCCACTTTGATTTCAGGGTCTTCTGCAGAAGCAAAAGGAGTTGGAAACTAATCTCATACCTTTAGCAGCAAACCAAGAAGACAATTTTAGTTCTCTACTTTAAATGTACTCATTGCTCAGGTCTAAATTTTTCAAGCACCCACTGAATAATTGCACATTGTGTACTAAACATGCTCTACTTTTAATATAATaaatggatatttttttaaaaaaagatttttaaaaggtttttgttaattttttaaatatacttttattagatatggatatatttagtatgtaagtcacacatgttggtaccatcatttccctcctccctgtcccttttctgaagaggccttcctcattggggatgcaggtcaatcccatgggaattgtgggtcatgtattatgggggcagcagtcagttatgggggagagacaatatctctgtgcaaaatgtcccaacttgtggctctaacaatctttgtgccccctctttcgtaaaattccctgagccatgttgggtgcattttaagtctacttcagtgatggcctcttaggagactctggatctctggtttggtaggtgttgagtgtcttcagcatctatctccttcacccttgtgaaggttcactgagaaagcagcaatcTTGCTCATTGCCCcagttctctgtggtttcagctggggccagggatGGAGTGCACTAggttgtttctctcctcaggtccagttcctgtctgaaaaagagaagcagattctccaatggagaatgaagtcagcaccagttaaatggcataaccattattaatttagagagaattaaaagggtatagaccctcttataacccatgattagtgggagcttgacagtggaaagcaaaATCGTtatctgggtatgattctgacttgtttcctagttccagatatggtttcctttccactgagtggatctgttagccaatccaagagcaattggttacccaccatggctgtgtgccatggcatgtgtgtgagcatcatgtcgggttgtttgcttctgagtcacttagactttgagttgcttggacagatgttggccactttcccccagtagctcatgtagcaccttccagccctactagatggactaattgtctggagactggctctcttctgtattttaaccaggtctctccatgatccATGCCGATAGTGTATGGTAttctcagcagtagggtcttaccattaacctctggtgggtaatgaagtgccctgacagaagtctgtcttgtttgttttgggagatctactaggtctctctggtcagcagctcattgtggatataaaccACCTCTCCACACCACCAGGCCTGCCCGCACAAGTTCACGCTGGGAACCCAGACCCTGGAGTTGGGCCCTGGTTAAGTTATTTTCCTCCTGCTATGGTTGGGTGTCTTATCAAAATActatacagggctgaagagatggcttagtggttaagcgcttgcctataaagcctaaagacccagttcaaggtttgattccccagtacccacataagccagatgcacaaggtagcacatgcatctagagttcgtttgcagtggctgaaggcacaaatgtgctcattctctctgtgtgtctttctgtgttgctcgcaaataaataaataaaaataaacaaaacttttaaaaaaatactgtgcaGTTGAGTTCCTGACCTCTTAATGTTCTTCCAAACTTAATATGTAGCTCATTAATTGAACTGAATTCATGTATTTTGTTCTGTAAAAAATACTATTAACGTGTCTAGTTTGGTTTTTACTAATATAACCCAATTTCAATGTAGGATTCTATGAAAATTATTCTCTAAAACATCTTTTTCAAAATGTTCATGCTTGCATTAATAGGCAGGGTTAGATAAGAGCTTGAAACCCATGACCTGGTGCTATTAAGATGCTTTCCATGAAAGAAATTcctcccccccttttatttttatttgcttacctAATGGATTGCAGAAATTATTTATCTCAAAAAGTTGACCATAATTTTAAGTGAGacatatttttacatgggtaaagGTTAAAAAATACTACTTAATAATGAGTTTTATGTACCTGTTATTTAGAATGCAGTTACATTATCAGGTACATCTTGAGGTACTGAGCCAAAAAATCCTGTAAATATTACATCACTGGCTTATATTAACTGTATAAAAACACTATACAAAtgcttggtgtttttgtttttttgaagggtcatgctctagcctagggtaacctggaatttgctatgtagtcccaggatagcctcaaactcacaacaatcctcctcctatctctgcctcccaagtgctgagattaaagatttgtgctactatgcctggcctatccaaaaaaaaaaaaaaaaaactttaatcaaAATAGGTGATATTTCAGCAAAAGTAGTTTATATCATTTGACATTAAAGAAAAAACCATCACTATTTATAAACATCTAACTTAAATTTTCAGATGCTTACAGGTCATGATATAAACAAGAGGAAGGAAACATTTCAGAATGGGTTAGAAACTTTAGAGagtgaaatataaattaattcacttttaagaaacagaaaaaatccTTAACAACCTACTTTTTTATTCAGactcaaagaatttttttcttaactcAATGGAGATTACCTCTATCTAAGGTTTTACGAGCAGATGAAAAGTAATTATTTTGAAACACATTTGGTGCAAGGGCATATGGTACCCCAGAAGTGTCTGATGATTGTGAACATTGAGGTGACTACACTGAGTTGATGTGATGACCCTGGAAGTTCCTGTATGCACCATGACCTGCTGGATTGCTTCTGTCCTTCAGAGCGCATTGCAGCGTCAAGAGCCGTGCCTTCATCAGTTTGGTAAGTCTTATCTTCTGATAACTTTTTTGCGTGTCCAGAGATGGCTACAATTCAGTGAGAACATTCTGTTTTTGATTTCTCCCACTGACCtgttggcctctttctcttttgtcagTTTGTCTGAATGCAACGTTGAACACTTTTACACATGAGATCTCACCCAGAACCCAGAGACGACAACAAAAAATCCCTCTATTGAAATATACaatgtgtttaatttttaaatttatacactACTACACAGCATAACATGCCAGGATCTGCAAGTGCACAGTCCCTGACAGCTTGGTCTTCGGCCACAAGTTCACTTAGTCACAACACTCCTAATAAGTGTGAATGCCCAGGAAATCCATGCTGAAAGCTTTTGTGAAATGTGTTCACACTTAATGTTGGGAAATCCCAACACCCAGCTCCAAAGGGGTTAATGTGAAAACAGTATCTAAAGTTAAACGGTAATTCAATATTTCACAAGACATACAGAATAAAAGCTCTCACATGTAGCTTCCGTGGATGACCAAACTGGCTAGCTCTACTGAAAACTTGATGAACAGTTAAGTACAGCTTTCATTTAAATGTACTCTGGAACCAAAGCAGTGGCCACCTCACAGAAGACTCAAGTATATGATAGATTAGATCTCTAGTACTTTATAATTACATCTGAGGAGACTTAGTAGTTAAATATTAAATCCCTGTACCTGGCTTCCTACTTTTTTCTTAGTAAAACCTCTGCTGACATAATAGTAAAGCTTCCATATCCTCATAGGGAACATAACTACTCCATACTGGGCATAGTCCACAGTAAAGACAGAAGTACCTACCTACTGGAAGTGCCAACTTGTAGTgattataataaattataagaGCTTACTGCTTCTGTGTCACtaatgaataaacaaaaccaTTTCTCCTTCTGCCTgccttaaagaaaatgaaaactactgAAAAGTTACCTCACTGTGACTCAAGATTCTCATTAGAATGAAGCAGTGGAGGATTTTCTTCTGTGACTGAGTTGTGATATCCCACAAGACTTAAAGTTCTgcatgaagtcttcagcagttgCAACTATTATTCCATTGTCAGTGTAACTTGAAGGCATTTTGATATTCTTctctaagttaaaaaaagaaaagagtttgggctagatagatggtatagtggttaaggcacttgcttgtgaagcctaacgatccttgttcaactctccagatcccacataagccagacacacaaaggtgaggcaagcgcaaggttgcacatgcccatcaTGTGGTTCAAGTATCTGGAATTAAGAGTGCAgaagctgaggccctgatgtgccaattctctctgtgtctctgcctctctctgtctctaaaattagaaaagaagaacTTCAAGGGAAAtgtgtgtgttgcagtccagtttgcattgctggtagaaatcacccaaccaagagcagcttctgggaaaaagaggtttattttgtcttatgggctcgaggggaagctccatgatggcaggggaaagcgatggcatgagcagagggtggacatcagcccctagccaacataaggtggacaatagcaacaggagagcatgccaaacactgacatggggaaactggctattacacctacaagcctgcccccaacaatacactccctctgggaggcattaattcccaaatctccatcagctggagcattcagaacacctaagtttatgggggacacctgaatcaaaccaccacataacgcccctggcccccataaactgatacccatacatgatgtaaaatgcaatgcatttagtctaactttaaaagtcccatagatttatcaatcccaatgatgttcaaacatcctcatagtccaagatcttttaactgaaacataataccaaaaaataacttcaaaaaacccatgatggcacagaataaatgttcacactgcaaaagatggcattaggcatagcaaagaaacattcaaccaatacaagatttaaaacaaccagggcaaacatcaaactaacttcaagtccaacaactctaaccagtgacaaatctccaagtcagttaattctaaccagcaataagtctctggcattccaattctgcccttccaggtaggctactcacagtcttggaaaacttcatcagggccggcagttcttggcagccatctcgtggtcccggcatctccactgcaagccacggttcatcctcatggctccatggggtctccatgctggcaaccaacaaaacctgcttcatgctgcccatggccattctTAAAACACATgactgttgcaaactcaatgaccctctttccagcatttcttatactccacgagaCCAGGTTGGGTGCCAATTCAGTACTCAagtggggggaataaagcagactttgaagaacaggacccaGTCTCAAGGGTTGTAATCAGTTTTAGTTGCacctgaatgggcaacagttcacacaaagatttttctttctgtgccatatccctctgctcacaccaattcatttctatgcaaagcaaccctgcacaacttctcaggacatgggtataagcacaagcttctcacacaaactgctagcccagtacaagcaaagctccttttcaccctcataagccaaacttcacagtccatagttcttactgcattcaggtcttgcagctcagaccagaatagtccatcaagctgaacttacagcactgcaaggcatctcttaggccaaggtttcaaatcctcccacattcctcttgaaaatcagctccaaaaggccaaagtcacacagtcagatgtctagcagcaaccccctcctggtaccactttactgttgcagtccggttcgcatttctggtagaaatcacccaaccaagagcagcttctagggaagaggtttattttggcttacaggcttgaggggaagctccatgatggcaggggaaagcaatggcatgagcagagggtggacatcagcccctggccaacataaggtggacagtagcaacaggagagtgtgccaaacactggcatggggaaactggctataacacctataagcccgccttcaacaatacactccctccaggaggcattaattcccaaatctccatcagctgggaacctagcattcagaacacctaagtttatgggggacacctgaatcaaaccaccacactgtgggAAACCACACGTCCACAAATGATGCCATTCTTAAGGAAAGATTTTCCACCACAAGTTCTGAAATCTAACAATAGCCATTCTGGCTCTCATTTCTGCATGTACAGAAGCACACAACTACCCATCAGAAAGAGTGTTGTTGCTGTATGTTCTGAGCCTGAAGTCTGATGAGGCAGTCCAATTTAGGAGCATTTTGAATTTGTGAACCACAGTTGTGGTATGACAAAATTTCAACAGATATTTCTTCTGATAGGCATTCGGAAGGGTCAGCAGACTCAGAGCTCTAGCAATCAATCTGTGAGGTTAATTTAACCAAAGCTCAGTAGCTGTATTTGTTATGGACATTTCAGAGAAAATCATAATTTCTAAATGAGGAAACTGATGAGAGCCATTGTCCGAACAACCTGCCTGAGGGACATGAGATTgtgtctccaaaataaaaaaataaaattataaatcgaGTTGGGCATTATAGCTaacacatgtattttttaaaacattttttaaatattttttgttcatttgttatttatttatttgagagtgacagacacagagagaaagacagatagaggaagagagagagagaatgggcgcgacagggcttccagcctctgcaaacgaactccagacacatacgcccccttgtgcatctggctaacgtgggacctggggaaccgagcctcgaaccggggtccttaggcttcacaggcaagcgcttaactgctaagccatctctccagcccatagctaaCACATGTATTTAATCCAAGCACACTGGAGGCTAAGGTATgaagattgccatgggtttgaggccatacTAGGCTATAAGAATGGGTTTCCTGTGAGGCAACCTAAGCCAAAATGAGatcttgctttaaaaaacaaacaaacaaaaaaagctggagagatggcttgcctgcaaagccaaaagacccgggctcaattctccagaactcagatgttcaaggtggtgcatgcatatagagttcatcttcagtagctagaggccctggcttaccaattctctctcttactcttgcattaaaagaaaaaaaaaaaaagaccagtctgttgggcttgcctcaaaacaaaacaaaaatatatgtatctACATGTAACATTTTTTGAGattgagtctcattctagcccagtttgtccttgaactcatggtgaccctcctagtctgcctgggattaaaagtgtgtgccaccatgcctagttttttattattgtttgtgaGGGCGGAGAGAGAGTAAGTAAGCAAACAAAGGGTTTGGGCCTGGGCCAGCCTgctagctttgcaaacaagtact
This genomic interval from Jaculus jaculus isolate mJacJac1 chromosome 16, mJacJac1.mat.Y.cur, whole genome shotgun sequence contains the following:
- the Ccdc66 gene encoding coiled-coil domain-containing protein 66 isoform X6, which translates into the protein MEDFSKQVEENQQKRAEENLRHPKGEEHNRWAMHSDPLRSQLGSQSQLSSPLSCKHPEYICVSPDTQEPASGSNTCTSIPASQVQLSVEEHVAKPGVAVANSQKTNFLRSMTALLDPAQIEERDRRRQKQLEHQKAITAQVEEKRRKKQLEEEQRRKEEQEEERRLAREREEMQRQYEEDVLRQKQKEETMTLKTNELLHTVQRAQELAQRLKQEHRIRELTRKGHDTSRLIKNLSIDNSRYDFDEGGDNTDECSSSASFPKKDAGVQTDDLCSGMFTSAWSPCGPGTERATVNASPEVPVEFYAQFCAKKDKQEVSVDKGVHLEKENSWCNDQYSPCLRTETHTKLSKDSPKKPAWNINRPLKRYVPASEKYPKQLQKQREEKKMRRQMELLHLVERNHRENLSEKRGFSAEAVTSSHEEPESESRGHRIKEEEEALKIPSSSKERFQLLVPALNNRTQQTQTISSHIPLKDSGHERETSENAPLELSNRVSEPSHFIPYVRTNEIYYLDPDAPLSRPSTQASQYQNSHDCDKERQLPGSDQPKDPLLNPSLVKNRDRQQAILKGLSELRQGLLQKQKELETNLIPLAANQEDNFSSLL